A single genomic interval of Halobacillus halophilus DSM 2266 harbors:
- a CDS encoding Na+/H+ antiporter NhaC family protein — MDWIAIIPFIVVILTAIWTKQVIPSLLFAVIVAGYLVDPHWLRGMMTGFMFIVQGLTDENNMKIIIFLYAFSALIGIVKVSGGIKGFVQEATERIDKKRGAFILTWLSSLGTFSAPSFRIVTIAPVMKAMRKKIPMSKQELGFVIETTASPLVVLIPVATAFVGYMTSVIELSLQQANAEGDPYSLYISSIPFNFFAFSMLIVGFYLSFFHRNKKPATDAEDMSQDKGKDDDDWQDCHPAVTKELPAKPWNLIVPLASVIVLTFFFMYMVGVEEGEQGFKALINDAVLDAMVLGVVTTLIGFVIYLKITALPLKKIMDSLIYGGNEIMGVILLLGTVWGLSKGSEALAFADTISSWFGWIPPGFVAVIIFIVGCGLSYFIGSSWGTWGILMPVGVSIAAVAGSSLPMVIGAVFASGTFGAFASPLSDDTNTTAGILNLNAIKYAKFKLKPALWAASAAAVLYFGLSFFF, encoded by the coding sequence GTGATCCCAAGTTTATTATTTGCCGTTATTGTAGCTGGATACCTGGTAGATCCACATTGGCTCAGAGGTATGATGACAGGGTTCATGTTCATCGTTCAAGGTCTGACAGATGAAAATAATATGAAGATTATTATTTTTCTCTACGCTTTCTCCGCCTTGATAGGAATTGTGAAGGTGTCCGGGGGGATTAAAGGGTTTGTTCAGGAAGCCACAGAACGTATTGATAAAAAAAGAGGCGCTTTTATCCTTACCTGGCTATCATCACTCGGGACGTTCAGTGCTCCTAGTTTTCGCATCGTAACCATTGCTCCTGTTATGAAAGCCATGCGAAAAAAAATTCCGATGAGTAAGCAGGAACTTGGGTTTGTCATCGAGACGACCGCCTCCCCTCTAGTCGTTTTGATCCCTGTAGCTACTGCCTTCGTTGGTTACATGACGTCTGTGATCGAGTTGTCGTTGCAGCAGGCTAATGCGGAAGGTGATCCTTATTCTCTTTACATCAGTAGTATACCCTTTAATTTCTTTGCTTTTTCTATGCTGATTGTAGGTTTCTATTTAAGTTTTTTCCATCGTAATAAAAAACCTGCCACAGATGCTGAAGATATGAGTCAGGATAAGGGGAAGGACGATGATGATTGGCAGGACTGCCACCCTGCCGTAACTAAAGAGCTCCCGGCAAAGCCCTGGAACTTAATTGTTCCGCTCGCAAGTGTGATCGTATTAACCTTCTTTTTTATGTATATGGTAGGAGTCGAGGAAGGCGAGCAGGGATTTAAGGCGCTGATCAACGATGCTGTGTTAGACGCCATGGTCTTAGGTGTAGTTACAACCCTGATCGGGTTCGTCATTTATTTAAAAATAACAGCATTGCCGCTTAAAAAAATTATGGACAGCTTAATCTATGGGGGAAATGAAATTATGGGAGTTATTCTCTTACTGGGAACGGTATGGGGGCTTAGTAAAGGTTCTGAAGCTCTTGCGTTTGCAGATACGATCTCTTCCTGGTTCGGCTGGATTCCTCCTGGTTTTGTAGCCGTCATTATCTTCATTGTAGGCTGCGGGCTTTCTTATTTTATTGGTTCATCATGGGGGACCTGGGGAATTCTTATGCCGGTTGGTGTTTCCATAGCCGCCGTTGCGGGCAGTTCTCTGCCGATGGTCATCGGTGCCGTGTTTGCTAGTGGGACATTTGGTGCTTTTGCTTCCCCATTGAGCGATGATACGAATACGACCGCGGGGATATTAAATTTAAATGCCATTAAATATGCTAAGTTCAAGTTGAAGCCCGCTTTATGGGCTGCTTCGGCTGCAGCAGTTTTATACTTTGGCCTCTCCTTTTTCTTTTAA
- a CDS encoding RDD family protein, with protein sequence MSFSLFKTRLYAFLLDYLIIVLYGGLVVGGISFILQSTITPLFSHSPVTAQWTGFLLITLPVSFYFVIAEQSIWQGTVGKRMMGVRVVDQAGKRIGIGRSILRTTIKFLPWEVAHFVVWNLILPSGFSEMTLYVILSAVYITVFLYLILPLTNPKRRSVYDWVAGTVVVNTQRTS encoded by the coding sequence ATGTCTTTTTCCCTCTTCAAAACTCGATTATATGCTTTTCTGCTGGATTATCTCATCATTGTATTATATGGGGGGCTGGTGGTGGGAGGTATCTCCTTTATACTGCAATCTACTATTACCCCTTTGTTCTCACATTCTCCAGTCACAGCTCAATGGACAGGCTTCCTTCTTATTACGTTACCTGTTTCATTTTATTTCGTGATCGCTGAGCAATCGATTTGGCAGGGGACCGTTGGAAAAAGGATGATGGGGGTTCGTGTTGTTGATCAAGCAGGAAAGCGGATAGGAATAGGACGTTCTATCCTTCGCACAACGATTAAATTTCTCCCGTGGGAAGTTGCTCATTTTGTAGTCTGGAATTTAATACTTCCCTCTGGTTTTTCGGAGATGACTCTTTATGTCATATTAAGCGCTGTATATATCACGGTGTTTTTGTATTTAATCCTGCCTCTCACCAATCCAAAGCGAAGAAGTGTCTATGACTGGGTTGCAGGTACAGTGGTGGTAAATACACAAAGAACTTCTTAA
- a CDS encoding type III PLP-dependent enzyme: MITNEELTLEKYIKEKRKQTKDPICAYIYDLKQLRDHAAAIKNSLPSFCRLYYAAKANSDQPLLETLDPIVDGFEVASEGEINKLVAETEKPMIFGGPGKKDREIEAAIHSNVEYLNVESFHELNRINYIAKQKNVTVPILIRVNLSVNISDSHLRMSGVPSQFGIDEREVPSFIEAALDAEFVSIEGFHFHAMSNNLDAESHVRFVKVCIDKTKLWRKQFGLSGMIVDLGGGIGINYWNPEDPFDWEILASGITGLRTEAEDLTLIIEIGRYMTAACGSYVTEVLDIKKNHDQHFAVIRGGSHHLRLPAAWKMSHPFRVYSVEEWNYPFARPEVLKTDVTVAGELCTPNDVLVRKEYVDQLRAGDIVIFEYAGAYAWTISHHEFLSHPYPEIIYVNATEK, from the coding sequence TTGATTACCAATGAAGAACTTACATTAGAAAAGTATATAAAAGAAAAGCGTAAACAAACGAAGGATCCGATCTGCGCCTATATCTATGACTTAAAACAGCTGAGAGACCATGCAGCTGCTATTAAGAACAGTCTTCCATCTTTCTGCCGGCTGTACTATGCCGCAAAAGCCAACTCTGATCAACCCTTGTTAGAGACATTAGATCCAATCGTCGACGGATTTGAAGTGGCTTCAGAAGGTGAAATTAACAAATTGGTAGCAGAAACAGAAAAACCAATGATTTTTGGGGGCCCTGGAAAGAAAGATCGTGAAATTGAAGCGGCTATCCATTCGAACGTAGAGTACTTGAACGTAGAAAGCTTCCATGAGCTGAATCGAATCAATTATATAGCCAAACAGAAAAACGTAACGGTACCTATTCTTATTCGCGTCAATTTGAGTGTAAACATTTCAGACAGCCATCTGCGCATGTCTGGTGTACCCTCTCAGTTTGGAATAGACGAACGTGAGGTCCCCTCTTTTATTGAGGCAGCACTTGACGCTGAATTTGTTTCGATTGAAGGATTTCATTTTCACGCTATGTCGAACAACTTAGATGCAGAGTCCCACGTTCGTTTCGTTAAAGTCTGCATAGATAAAACAAAATTGTGGCGAAAACAGTTTGGTTTATCCGGTATGATCGTGGATCTGGGCGGAGGTATTGGAATCAACTACTGGAACCCAGAGGATCCTTTTGACTGGGAAATACTTGCGTCTGGTATTACAGGACTAAGAACGGAAGCTGAAGACCTTACCTTAATTATAGAAATCGGACGCTATATGACGGCAGCCTGCGGCTCTTATGTAACGGAGGTGCTCGATATAAAAAAGAATCACGATCAGCACTTTGCCGTGATCCGGGGCGGTTCGCATCATCTTCGTCTCCCTGCTGCCTGGAAGATGAGCCATCCGTTTCGAGTTTATTCAGTGGAAGAATGGAACTATCCTTTTGCACGGCCGGAAGTTTTAAAAACGGATGTTACGGTTGCGGGGGAGTTATGCACACCAAATGATGTGCTCGTTCGAAAGGAGTATGTGGATCAGCTGCGGGCAGGAGACATCGTCATATTTGAATATGCAGGTGCCTATGCCTGGACCATTTCACACCACGAATTCTTAAGTCATCCCTATCCCGAGATTATTTATGTAAATGCAACTGAAAAATAG
- a CDS encoding IucA/IucC family protein, whose translation MTIPLPKLEKHGKVQPLLEEQNCLRFLYEKKPEYVSQFLTYMEKGRKGILHKLADSILRENINEYYSGAIDLKKQGHTLFINEKPHAWEGIYKRLRDFPLQEELSYKMVQFKRYAILFPVQREYSFHLVETNGDLVYLGEHEIRIISVASELVRLMFTKEEYPNRNAFIQELDNGTANLALAYMYNDIWKTVIKREASQLDAATTFEYLEEKQKHTPDFSKSLFFEQLVVDGHHLHPGAKTKLGLSFQDVFQYSGEFHQSFGVRFAAVRRDYLRTTLEKGSILKRFFPREWHDAVKELNDRGYNADEFDVLPVHPWQFEHAVPSIYEEEIYREVMILLEDPKLSAQATSSFRTVAPMDNEAPVLKLAVNSQMTSTVRSISTQTAMNSTIFSSMIAKIMDQEEHLNGFVPLNELSGAAFRSEDQLKSRNLTMLIRENIDAKIEEDEAAIAGMALYAESPVTETTMLKELAEQLRVEESLTKAQAAEEFFNDYIQTVIPAYVTLMVKYGVALEGHLQNSIPVFRKGRLTRFFFRDWGGSRVHEQRIRKQNLNPSFATGSVSVTSELSEVHNKLYYTVFQNHLGEIIRQLVLYSGLEEKDFWKQVKLTCEKTFETLREDPNLKKAVEEDRAFLYQSSVMHKSLTKMRLTDSKEYGYNKVPNPLAY comes from the coding sequence ATGACGATTCCTTTACCTAAACTTGAGAAACACGGTAAAGTACAACCACTTTTAGAAGAGCAGAACTGTTTACGGTTCCTTTACGAGAAGAAACCAGAATACGTTTCTCAGTTTCTTACCTATATGGAAAAAGGAAGAAAAGGGATTCTCCATAAATTAGCGGACTCTATCTTAAGGGAAAATATTAATGAGTATTATAGCGGTGCTATTGATTTGAAAAAGCAGGGACATACCCTGTTCATTAATGAAAAGCCACATGCATGGGAAGGAATTTACAAGCGGCTGCGGGATTTTCCTCTTCAGGAAGAGTTGAGTTATAAAATGGTGCAGTTTAAGCGGTATGCTATCCTTTTTCCTGTCCAGCGAGAATACTCATTTCATCTCGTTGAAACGAATGGTGACCTTGTTTATCTGGGCGAGCATGAGATCCGCATCATTTCAGTGGCCTCGGAGCTCGTTCGATTAATGTTCACTAAAGAAGAGTATCCGAACAGGAATGCCTTTATTCAGGAACTGGATAACGGGACAGCGAATTTAGCGCTCGCTTATATGTACAATGACATCTGGAAAACGGTCATTAAACGAGAAGCTTCTCAGCTGGATGCGGCAACTACGTTTGAGTACTTAGAGGAAAAGCAAAAGCACACGCCCGACTTCTCTAAAAGTTTATTCTTTGAACAGCTTGTGGTGGATGGTCACCATTTACACCCAGGAGCCAAAACGAAGCTTGGTTTATCTTTTCAGGATGTTTTTCAGTACTCTGGGGAATTCCATCAGTCATTCGGAGTCCGTTTTGCAGCAGTCCGAAGGGATTATCTTAGAACGACCCTGGAGAAGGGAAGCATACTGAAGAGATTTTTCCCGAGGGAGTGGCATGATGCTGTCAAAGAGTTGAATGACAGAGGATACAATGCTGATGAATTTGACGTGCTGCCGGTCCATCCATGGCAGTTTGAACATGCCGTTCCTTCTATCTATGAAGAAGAGATTTACCGTGAAGTTATGATCCTATTAGAAGATCCAAAGCTAAGCGCACAAGCAACTTCTTCATTTCGAACGGTAGCTCCCATGGATAATGAAGCGCCGGTCCTGAAGCTTGCCGTAAATAGTCAGATGACCTCTACGGTTCGTTCCATTTCCACACAAACAGCTATGAACTCTACCATATTTTCTTCCATGATCGCGAAAATTATGGATCAAGAGGAGCATTTGAATGGATTTGTGCCGCTAAATGAATTATCAGGAGCGGCTTTTAGGTCAGAAGATCAGTTGAAAAGCAGAAATCTTACGATGCTAATTCGTGAAAATATTGATGCGAAAATTGAGGAAGATGAAGCTGCTATTGCGGGAATGGCTCTTTATGCAGAGTCTCCTGTTACAGAGACAACAATGCTTAAGGAACTGGCAGAACAGCTCAGGGTAGAGGAGAGCTTGACGAAAGCGCAGGCAGCGGAAGAGTTTTTTAATGATTATATTCAAACCGTAATTCCTGCGTATGTTACTTTGATGGTTAAATATGGGGTCGCGCTTGAAGGGCATCTTCAAAATAGTATTCCTGTCTTTAGAAAAGGACGGCTGACTCGCTTCTTTTTCAGGGATTGGGGAGGATCCCGCGTACATGAACAGAGAATTCGAAAGCAAAACCTGAATCCTTCTTTTGCTACAGGTTCGGTTTCCGTCACCAGTGAACTATCTGAGGTGCATAACAAGTTGTACTATACGGTTTTTCAAAACCACCTGGGTGAGATAATCAGGCAGCTGGTGCTATATTCAGGCCTGGAAGAAAAGGATTTTTGGAAGCAGGTAAAGTTAACGTGTGAGAAAACCTTTGAAACGCTGCGGGAAGATCCAAATTTAAAGAAAGCGGTAGAAGAGGATCGTGCTTTTTTATATCAATCTTCTGTGATGCACAAGTCACTCACAAAAATGCGGCTGACGGACAGTAAGGAATACGGCTATAATAAAGTCCCGAACCCGTTAGCGTATTAA
- a CDS encoding IucA/IucC family protein, whose protein sequence is MEETMRATSFIQNEYPQFRETYPAHAETAEKVILHQLVQAIIREGIVRYEWADDWSTISIPLGKGGTLRIKVSRRYRLGHFDIEGHVQYVDERGNSHTIHSPEGCLDLLFEDHEISEAQSAFYQEIRNSVENYGLALTIAEHRALAVKEEARGLQAPDAISYALKKKQESTSFSPLTFFEQWVIQGHTIHPCSRTRLGISLKDMTRYAPEWEGKPCVIPLAVHHKYSRMTTKEGQTVKSILFKEYPELKKSFEEMCAARDCNPEEYEIIPIHPWQFRYTLPVYYQEALERKRIIPLEDAGIKMAALISFRTLAPYQNRVNHHIKTAVNVQMTSAIRTVSAASTQNGPILSRLFQEVFVNDSALTRSLTIMSEPSGIHYEPEGAVNEEERHFLQKNLASILRENPENRLAEDEIAVPAASLLTESPITGDLIVEELVKRQGKAGLAESAAAFVQEYARALLPGIVTLITKYGISMEAHLQNCVVVFKDGQPQRVILRDHGGIRIMNERLNRFFSQQPIDPSTNVLTEQRGELLDIFSHAVLHNHLGEIIVALVRKSGIEEGVLWEAVEGVLREVYASLEENTLTAEDALEDAAIIFSSPSRMKALVRMRLLNQYTENSYVDIANPFSPGSEV, encoded by the coding sequence ATGGAAGAAACAATGCGTGCAACATCCTTCATACAGAACGAGTATCCCCAATTTAGAGAAACCTACCCTGCTCATGCAGAAACAGCTGAAAAAGTAATTCTTCATCAGCTGGTTCAAGCCATTATACGTGAAGGAATTGTTCGCTATGAGTGGGCCGATGATTGGTCCACAATCTCTATTCCATTGGGAAAGGGAGGGACCCTTCGTATAAAGGTTTCCAGAAGGTACCGTTTAGGGCATTTCGATATAGAAGGCCATGTACAGTATGTGGATGAGAGAGGTAACAGTCATACTATCCACTCACCTGAGGGTTGTCTCGATTTACTATTTGAGGACCACGAGATTTCTGAGGCTCAATCAGCTTTTTATCAAGAGATCAGGAATAGTGTTGAGAATTATGGGCTTGCACTAACCATTGCTGAACACCGTGCGTTAGCTGTAAAGGAAGAAGCACGGGGGTTACAAGCCCCAGATGCTATTTCATATGCTCTTAAGAAAAAGCAGGAGAGTACATCATTCAGTCCTTTAACCTTCTTTGAGCAGTGGGTCATTCAGGGTCATACCATTCACCCGTGCTCCCGTACACGACTGGGGATTTCCTTAAAGGATATGACCCGGTATGCACCGGAATGGGAAGGGAAGCCGTGCGTTATTCCGCTGGCGGTTCATCATAAATATAGCAGGATGACCACTAAAGAGGGACAGACAGTCAAGTCGATTTTATTTAAAGAGTATCCAGAGTTGAAGAAGTCTTTTGAGGAGATGTGTGCCGCGAGAGATTGCAATCCTGAAGAATATGAAATTATTCCTATTCATCCATGGCAGTTTCGTTATACACTTCCTGTTTATTACCAGGAAGCATTAGAAAGAAAGAGGATCATCCCTTTAGAAGATGCAGGGATTAAGATGGCTGCGCTTATTTCTTTCCGAACTCTGGCTCCATATCAGAATCGGGTGAATCACCATATAAAAACGGCTGTGAACGTGCAAATGACAAGTGCGATCCGTACGGTTTCCGCAGCTTCTACTCAAAATGGACCCATCTTATCGAGATTGTTTCAAGAGGTGTTCGTAAACGATTCCGCGCTTACTCGTTCCTTAACGATCATGAGTGAACCTTCAGGGATTCATTACGAGCCGGAAGGGGCAGTCAATGAAGAGGAACGTCACTTTTTACAGAAGAATTTAGCGTCTATTCTTCGTGAAAACCCGGAGAACAGGCTCGCTGAAGATGAAATAGCTGTACCTGCTGCTTCTTTGTTAACTGAATCTCCGATAACGGGGGATTTAATCGTCGAAGAACTGGTCAAGCGTCAAGGGAAAGCAGGCCTTGCAGAGTCAGCTGCAGCTTTTGTTCAGGAATATGCTCGGGCTTTATTACCTGGAATCGTTACGCTTATTACAAAGTACGGGATTAGTATGGAAGCTCACCTTCAGAATTGTGTGGTTGTATTCAAAGATGGACAACCGCAAAGGGTCATTCTTCGAGACCACGGAGGTATTCGAATAATGAATGAGCGGTTGAATCGTTTCTTTTCTCAACAGCCGATCGACCCTAGTACGAACGTATTGACAGAACAACGGGGAGAGCTTCTGGATATATTCTCGCATGCTGTTCTGCATAACCATCTTGGGGAAATCATTGTCGCCTTAGTCAGAAAATCAGGGATCGAAGAGGGTGTGTTATGGGAAGCGGTAGAGGGAGTCCTGCGCGAAGTATATGCATCGTTAGAGGAGAACACTCTGACAGCTGAAGATGCTTTAGAGGACGCAGCCATTATTTTTTCTAGTCCTTCAAGGATGAAAGCCCTTGTGAGAATGCGCTTATTGAATCAATACACGGAAAATAGTTATGTCGACATTGCCAATCCATTTTCACCCGGAAGTGAGGTGTAA
- a CDS encoding IucA/IucC family C-terminal-domain containing protein, translating to MNTAFEQIKNNHRIYIGESYEDQVSYKVADLIHDKENIQQLIQIQKHQLGAPNIAITGLLFGKMYSVITMGLFEMIVRHHLILDMIPSNVGIELQEKNKMNYIISEDAVYSTHDLTDEKVKELIHSYLVQHLQPLFQQVAQTTGCKSTHMRSIVSHNLHQKYREFIQNHPQHEEYAEKVFRWFTTEVCFSKNMRNPLHFDFRFYEADNGKKTYVRRHCCMKYMLHGANKAKCCPTCPLISDEERDDRL from the coding sequence ATGAACACTGCATTTGAACAAATCAAAAACAATCATCGAATCTATATTGGCGAGTCATACGAAGATCAGGTCTCCTACAAGGTGGCTGATCTCATTCATGATAAAGAAAATATTCAGCAGCTCATCCAAATTCAAAAGCATCAATTAGGTGCTCCGAACATTGCCATTACAGGACTTCTTTTTGGGAAAATGTATTCAGTTATTACCATGGGATTATTTGAAATGATTGTAAGACATCATCTCATTCTCGATATGATACCCTCAAATGTTGGTATTGAACTGCAGGAAAAAAACAAGATGAATTATATCATTTCAGAAGACGCTGTTTATTCAACTCATGATCTTACCGATGAAAAGGTAAAGGAATTGATTCATTCGTACCTTGTACAACATTTACAACCCTTATTTCAGCAGGTCGCTCAAACCACAGGTTGTAAATCAACTCATATGCGGTCTATTGTTTCTCATAACCTTCATCAAAAATACAGAGAATTTATTCAGAACCATCCCCAGCACGAGGAATACGCAGAAAAAGTTTTTCGCTGGTTTACTACGGAAGTATGTTTTAGCAAGAATATGAGGAACCCGCTTCACTTCGATTTTCGTTTTTATGAAGCAGACAATGGTAAGAAAACTTATGTACGCAGGCATTGCTGTATGAAATATATGCTCCACGGAGCCAATAAAGCCAAATGCTGTCCCACCTGTCCACTTATTTCTGATGAAGAACGGGACGACCGGCTATAA
- a CDS encoding GyrI-like domain-containing protein, whose translation MSEQISTAVEPKVVKKSNFKVVGTYCQTMMDERNVKIPRLMERFHTSKLHEVKNRINRPCSIGMFVDPPNWNEDTESFYWIAAVEVDSYEKIPQDMITKTIPAHTYAVIEYDPSVHDFDPYPYLHKWIKEKGYTPVDGFGFEVYHPYTGSKTKYSLYLPIE comes from the coding sequence ATGAGTGAACAAATTTCAACGGCTGTAGAACCTAAGGTCGTGAAAAAGTCCAACTTCAAGGTAGTCGGTACGTATTGTCAGACGATGATGGACGAGAGGAATGTTAAAATTCCCAGGTTGATGGAACGTTTTCATACTTCTAAGCTTCATGAAGTAAAAAACCGCATTAACCGCCCTTGTTCCATCGGAATGTTTGTAGATCCTCCTAATTGGAATGAAGACACCGAGTCTTTCTATTGGATTGCTGCTGTAGAAGTGGATAGCTATGAGAAGATCCCGCAAGATATGATTACGAAAACGATCCCGGCTCACACGTATGCTGTAATAGAATATGACCCGTCCGTCCACGACTTTGACCCTTATCCTTACTTGCATAAATGGATAAAGGAAAAGGGATATACTCCCGTAGACGGTTTTGGCTTTGAGGTTTATCACCCTTATACAGGATCTAAAACGAAATATTCTCTCTATCTGCCGATTGAATAA
- the argF gene encoding ornithine carbamoyltransferase, producing MNLMEQMTFTNESLVGKNVLTWLDFNQSEISNLLAQAQYLKENPHSKSLAGKTLAMVFEKSSTRTRVSFEVGMVQLGGHALYLNSRDIQIGRGETIADTAKVLSGYVDAIMFRTTAHEKLKELGDHASVPVINGLCDIYHPCQALADVFTILEEKGRLCGVKLVYIGDGNNVAHSLMIIAAMMGMEFVIVTPEGYEPDQEIVEKSKKIADQHNGSVTLVNEPSKAVIDADVIYTDVWTSMGQEEEFDDRYKAFQDYQVNEKLLSKAQTDVTFLHCLPAHRGEEVTAPVIDGKHSKVFTQAENRMHVQKAILQAVIGFQ from the coding sequence ATGAATTTAATGGAACAAATGACGTTTACAAATGAATCGCTTGTAGGTAAGAACGTGTTGACCTGGCTTGATTTTAATCAATCGGAAATTTCTAATCTGCTTGCCCAGGCTCAATACCTAAAAGAAAATCCGCACTCCAAATCATTAGCTGGGAAGACCCTGGCAATGGTGTTTGAAAAGTCATCAACCCGTACGCGTGTTTCTTTTGAAGTAGGGATGGTTCAGCTTGGTGGGCATGCTTTATATTTGAACTCAAGAGATATTCAAATCGGACGTGGGGAAACGATTGCTGACACAGCTAAAGTGCTTTCCGGCTATGTAGATGCGATCATGTTTCGCACAACCGCTCATGAGAAACTTAAAGAGCTTGGGGACCATGCATCTGTTCCAGTGATTAATGGGCTTTGTGATATTTATCACCCTTGTCAGGCGTTAGCCGACGTGTTTACCATTCTGGAGGAGAAAGGACGTCTCTGCGGGGTTAAATTAGTTTATATTGGAGATGGAAATAATGTGGCCCATTCTCTAATGATCATAGCGGCAATGATGGGAATGGAATTTGTCATCGTTACCCCGGAAGGTTATGAACCGGATCAGGAAATTGTGGAAAAATCGAAGAAAATAGCTGATCAGCATAACGGTTCGGTGACCCTTGTGAATGAGCCTTCGAAAGCTGTCATAGATGCAGATGTTATTTATACAGACGTTTGGACAAGTATGGGACAGGAAGAAGAATTTGATGATCGTTATAAGGCTTTTCAAGACTATCAAGTTAACGAAAAGCTTTTAAGTAAAGCACAAACTGACGTGACCTTCCTTCACTGTCTTCCAGCTCATCGCGGCGAGGAGGTGACGGCTCCGGTAATCGACGGGAAACACTCTAAAGTCTTCACGCAGGCTGAGAACCGTATGCATGTTCAGAAAGCTATCCTTCAGGCAGTTATCGGTTTCCAATAA